One part of the Vicia villosa cultivar HV-30 ecotype Madison, WI linkage group LG6, Vvil1.0, whole genome shotgun sequence genome encodes these proteins:
- the LOC131614869 gene encoding uncharacterized protein LOC131614869, with product MASSYNGKPSSDNGFSTVPAWEKKFCASVGSVPWEKLIEGKNNMFIYSNVANWEDSAVKEAFDNAKHRFWAEINGFPSDIPLPDPDMHIDDVDWDASVDPELYLELDRVEEARRNMKEKRKENEILGNSFLLNQSSGSGRGPGPSAWEGKKVIKSFEPHLAGWGWGIKDDNSRRWIPKEQYGGDLDGKHQARNDEKRNWETCEGCKRGRENNDDEMNGGGKRRN from the exons ATGGCCTCATCTTATAACGGAAAACCGTCTTCTG ATAATGGGTTTTCAACAGTTCCTgcatgggaaaagaagttttgtGCTTCCGTTGGTTCAGTTCCATGGGAAAAGCTAATAGAAGGCAAGAATAATATGTTTATCTATTCCAATGTCGCAAACTGGGAAGATTCTGCTGTCAAAGAGGCGTTTGATAATGCAAAACACAGGTTTTGGGCTGAGATCAACGGCTTTCCCAGCGATATTCCGTTGCCTGATCCCGACATGCACATCGATGATGTAGATTGGGACGCAAGTGTCGATCCTGAACTCTATCTAGAATTGGATAGAGTAGAAGAGGCCCGCCGGAACATGAAGGAAAAGCGTAAGGAGAATGAGATTCTCGGAAATTCTTTCCTCTTAAATCAGTCTTCTGGTTCGGGACGGGGACCCGGACCTAGTGCATGGGAGGGTAAAAAAGTAATAAAGTCATTTGAACCACACCTTGCTGGATGGGGATGGGGGATCAAAGATGATAATTCTCGAAGGTGGATTCCGAAGGAGCAATATGGTGGTGACTTGGATGGCAAGCATCAAGCAAGAAATGATGAGAAAAGAAATTGGGAAACTTGTGAAGGATGCAAGAGAGGGAGAGAGAATAATGATGATGAGATGAATGGAGGAGGAAAGAGGAGAAATTAG